One stretch of Pseudoxanthomonas sp. Root65 DNA includes these proteins:
- the queA gene encoding tRNA preQ1(34) S-adenosylmethionine ribosyltransferase-isomerase QueA: protein MKKSDFHFDLPEALIAQAPLPERSASRLLVVPPGAEPFVDRHVRDLPEWLQPGDLLVFNDTRVIPARLFGQKESGGRVEILIERLLPENAARAQVGASKSPKPGSRIQLDAGGEAEVIGRDGEFYQLRFHVPGALESWLQKAGRLPLPPYIQRAPGQDDDERYQTVFARELGAVAAPTAGLHFDDALLATLRDRGVDFGHVTLHVGAGTFQPMRVDDIHEHRMHSEWLNVGAALVEQVRAARARGGRVIAVGTTVVRALESAMRDGELQPFAGETQIFIFPGYRIRSVDAMVTNFHLPESTLLMLVSAFAGKDRIMAAYAHAVRAQYRFFSYGDAMLLFPEEAK from the coding sequence GTGAAGAAGTCCGACTTCCATTTCGACCTGCCCGAGGCGCTGATCGCCCAGGCGCCGCTGCCGGAGCGCTCCGCCAGCCGGCTGCTGGTGGTGCCGCCGGGCGCTGAGCCGTTCGTCGATCGCCACGTGCGCGACCTGCCGGAATGGCTGCAGCCGGGCGACCTGCTGGTGTTCAACGACACCCGCGTGATCCCGGCGCGGCTGTTCGGGCAGAAGGAAAGCGGTGGCCGGGTGGAGATCCTGATCGAGCGCCTGCTGCCTGAAAATGCCGCGCGTGCGCAGGTCGGCGCCAGCAAGTCGCCGAAGCCGGGCAGCCGCATCCAGCTGGATGCCGGCGGCGAGGCGGAGGTGATCGGGCGCGATGGCGAGTTCTACCAGCTGCGCTTCCATGTGCCCGGCGCGCTGGAAAGCTGGTTGCAGAAGGCCGGCCGGTTGCCGTTGCCGCCGTACATCCAGCGTGCGCCGGGGCAGGACGACGACGAGCGTTACCAGACCGTGTTCGCGCGCGAACTGGGTGCGGTGGCGGCGCCGACCGCTGGCCTTCATTTCGACGACGCGCTGTTGGCGACCTTGCGCGATCGCGGCGTGGACTTCGGCCACGTGACCCTGCACGTCGGCGCCGGCACCTTCCAGCCTATGCGCGTGGACGACATCCACGAGCACCGCATGCACAGCGAATGGCTCAACGTGGGTGCCGCATTGGTCGAGCAGGTGCGTGCGGCGCGCGCGCGTGGCGGGCGCGTGATCGCGGTGGGCACGACGGTCGTGCGCGCGCTTGAATCGGCGATGCGCGATGGCGAGCTGCAACCGTTCGCAGGCGAGACGCAGATCTTCATCTTCCCCGGCTACCGCATCCGCAGCGTCGATGCGATGGTCACCAACTTCCACCTGCCGGAAAGCACGTTGCTGATGCTGGTCAGCGCGTTCGCCGGCAAGGACCGGATCATGGCCGCCTACGCGCACGCGGTGCGCGCGCAGTACCGGTTCTTTTCCTATGGGGACGCGATGCTGTTGTTTCCGGAGGAAGCCAAGTGA
- a CDS encoding Lrp/AsnC family transcriptional regulator, protein MKLTDADQQLLSMLRENARASTAQIARRLNLSRTTVQSRIERLEREGVISGYTVRVHDEYDRSHLRAHIMIAVHPKQMTSVVAALRAMPELRVLHSVSGSHDLIAVGAVPTVGDMDVLTDRIGALEGVERTTSSIVLSTKFER, encoded by the coding sequence ATGAAGCTCACCGACGCCGACCAGCAACTGCTCTCAATGCTCCGTGAGAACGCACGGGCCTCCACCGCCCAGATCGCTCGTCGTCTGAACCTGTCGCGGACCACGGTGCAGAGCCGCATCGAGCGGCTGGAGCGCGAGGGCGTGATCAGCGGCTACACGGTGCGCGTGCACGACGAATACGACCGCAGCCACCTGCGTGCGCACATCATGATCGCCGTGCATCCCAAGCAGATGACCTCGGTGGTCGCCGCCCTGCGCGCGATGCCGGAACTGCGCGTGCTGCACTCGGTCAGCGGCAGCCACGACCTGATCGCGGTCGGCGCGGTGCCCACCGTCGGCGACATGGACGTGCTGACCGACCGTATCGGTGCGCTTGAAGGCGTGGAGCGCACCACGTCGTCGATCGTGCTCTCGACCAAGTTCGAGCGCTGA
- a CDS encoding aminotransferase class III-fold pyridoxal phosphate-dependent enzyme, translated as MALIDHLAPLRAHPGQRLTRGLDDTAIERLAKGHPDLVAVIEAAAAEHARLQDEFSELLAMDEAEQLRVVQSGYVNFYADDAINPYIALAARGPWVVTLKGAVLYDAGGYGMLGFGHTPAAVLEAMARPQVMANIMTPSLSQLRFDRALRKEIGHTRGGCPFAKFLCLNSGSESVGLAARIADINSKLMTDPDGRHAGRTIKRIVVKGSFHGRTERPALYSDSSRKSYQQHLASYRGEDSVIAIPPYDVDALKQAFADAETKGWFVEAVFLEPVMGEGDPGRSVPPAFYAAARELTRSHGSLFLVDSIQAGLRAHGVLSIVDYPGFEGLDAPDMETYSKALNAAQYPLSVLAVNERAAGLYRKGVYGNTMTTNPRALDVACATLAQLTPQVRQNIRKRGAEAVQKLQQLQGELGGMITNVQGTGLLFSCELSPAFKCYGTGSTEEWLRQQGLNVIHGGANSLRFTPHFAIDGEELDLLVAMVGKALREGPRISQAAAA; from the coding sequence ATGGCCCTGATCGACCATCTCGCCCCGTTGCGCGCCCATCCGGGCCAGCGCCTGACCCGCGGCCTGGACGACACCGCCATCGAACGACTGGCGAAGGGCCATCCGGACCTGGTCGCCGTGATCGAAGCTGCCGCCGCCGAGCACGCGCGCCTGCAGGACGAGTTCTCCGAGCTGCTGGCGATGGACGAAGCCGAGCAGCTGCGCGTGGTGCAATCCGGCTACGTCAACTTCTACGCCGACGACGCCATCAACCCCTACATCGCGCTCGCCGCGCGCGGCCCGTGGGTGGTCACGCTCAAGGGCGCCGTGCTGTACGACGCCGGTGGCTACGGCATGCTCGGCTTCGGCCATACGCCGGCCGCCGTGCTGGAGGCGATGGCGCGCCCGCAGGTGATGGCCAACATCATGACTCCCAGCCTGTCGCAGCTGCGCTTCGACCGCGCCCTGCGCAAGGAAATCGGCCACACCCGCGGCGGCTGTCCGTTCGCGAAGTTCCTGTGCCTGAACTCCGGTTCGGAGTCCGTGGGCCTGGCCGCCCGCATCGCCGACATCAACAGCAAGCTGATGACCGATCCCGATGGCCGCCACGCCGGCCGCACCATCAAGCGGATCGTGGTGAAAGGCAGCTTCCATGGCCGCACCGAGCGCCCTGCGCTGTACTCGGATTCGTCCCGCAAGTCCTACCAGCAGCACCTGGCCAGCTACCGTGGCGAGGACTCGGTCATCGCCATCCCGCCGTACGACGTGGACGCACTGAAGCAGGCCTTCGCCGATGCGGAGACCAAGGGCTGGTTCGTCGAGGCCGTGTTCCTGGAACCGGTGATGGGCGAAGGCGACCCGGGCCGCTCGGTGCCGCCGGCGTTCTACGCCGCCGCGCGCGAACTGACCCGCAGTCACGGCAGCCTGTTCCTGGTCGACTCCATCCAGGCCGGCCTGCGCGCGCACGGCGTGCTGTCCATCGTCGACTATCCGGGCTTCGAGGGCCTGGATGCGCCGGACATGGAGACCTACTCCAAGGCGCTGAACGCGGCGCAGTACCCGCTGTCGGTGCTTGCCGTGAACGAGCGCGCCGCCGGCCTGTACCGCAAGGGCGTGTACGGCAACACCATGACCACCAACCCGCGCGCGCTGGACGTGGCCTGCGCGACGCTGGCCCAGCTTACCCCGCAGGTGCGCCAGAACATCCGCAAGCGCGGCGCCGAGGCGGTGCAGAAACTGCAGCAGCTGCAGGGCGAACTCGGCGGCATGATCACCAACGTGCAGGGCACCGGCCTGCTGTTCTCGTGCGAACTGTCGCCGGCGTTCAAGTGCTACGGCACCGGTTCCACCGAGGAATGGCTGCGCCAGCAGGGCCTGAACGTCATCCACGGCGGCGCCAACTCGCTGCGCTTCACGCCGCACTTCGCCATCGACGGCGAGGAACTGGACCTGCTGGTCGCCATGGTGGGCAAGGCGCTGCGCGAGGGTCCGCGGATCAGCCAGGCCGCGGCGGCCTGA
- a CDS encoding inorganic diphosphatase, with the protein MKRVFAIALLLVCITAHARESHIRHPFLAQQPKAAPEEVLLAVEIPAGSMIKYEINEEGLVFVDRFQSMPVAYPANYGSMPRTLAGDGDPLDALVLTREPLHPGVLVKFRPIGVLRMLDDGKHDEKIIGVPTDKVDPTYAGIRDLADLPQIERDRIEAFFRVYKDLPKGRNPVQLNGYGDAKEARALIRESLERFTPP; encoded by the coding sequence ATGAAGCGTGTTTTCGCCATCGCGTTGCTCCTCGTCTGCATCACGGCACATGCTCGCGAGTCCCATATCCGCCATCCGTTCCTCGCCCAGCAGCCGAAAGCTGCGCCGGAAGAGGTGCTGCTGGCGGTCGAGATCCCGGCCGGCAGCATGATCAAGTACGAGATCAACGAGGAAGGTCTGGTCTTCGTCGACCGCTTCCAGTCGATGCCGGTGGCGTACCCCGCCAACTATGGTTCGATGCCGCGCACGCTGGCCGGCGACGGTGATCCGCTGGACGCGCTCGTGCTGACGCGCGAGCCGCTGCATCCGGGTGTACTGGTGAAGTTCCGGCCGATCGGCGTGCTGCGGATGCTCGATGATGGCAAGCACGACGAGAAGATCATCGGCGTGCCCACCGACAAGGTCGACCCGACCTATGCCGGCATCCGCGACCTGGCCGATCTGCCGCAGATCGAACGGGATCGCATCGAGGCCTTCTTCCGGGTCTACAAGGATCTGCCGAAGGGCCGCAATCCGGTGCAGCTCAATGGCTACGGCGATGCGAAGGAAGCGAGGGCGCTGATCCGCGAATCGCTGGAGCGCTTCACACCACCGTAG
- a CDS encoding metallophosphoesterase family protein, with protein MRGMLVALLLGTCATTLAQEATARQHEPNTRVPQGVVRYAPSGFPDRIVASPAQDAATGFSVAWRTGTVVQSPRLEIVVAGDSPDMGEPRTVGATSRPLKTENGEAHHHRADVDGLQPDTLYAWRVQGDRTWSAWHHTRTAPSAGSPLTLLYFGDTQNKNVSLTTRVVREAMRHAPDARLALYAGDLVSGGDGEDDNEWGEWFEANEGLPTSLVVAPAPGNHEYFEEFEDTPQERRVLGAHWPVTFALPGNGVAQAKRTTYWFDYQDVRVVVIDGTSALDLGTAKAQAGWLDDVLAANPKRWSIVLTHQPFFSPREGRDNVLLRQHLLPVIRKRKVDLVLQGHDHVYGRLKNDAPTPVFVVSVTGAKQYRLSDEARKTMRPVAEDTQLFQVVRFDGPRLRYEARTATGRLYDAFDLVDDGPAGKQLVEHAEGRIDERTCTRAETLKGRTDRCWE; from the coding sequence ATGAGGGGGATGCTGGTCGCGCTGTTGCTGGGGACCTGCGCGACGACACTCGCGCAGGAAGCGACAGCGCGCCAGCATGAGCCGAACACACGCGTGCCGCAGGGCGTAGTGCGCTATGCGCCGAGCGGTTTTCCGGACCGCATCGTGGCCTCGCCGGCGCAGGATGCGGCGACCGGCTTTTCGGTCGCATGGCGCACCGGTACCGTCGTCCAATCGCCCAGGCTGGAGATCGTGGTCGCGGGCGATTCGCCCGACATGGGCGAGCCACGCACGGTCGGCGCGACCAGCAGGCCGCTGAAGACCGAGAACGGCGAAGCCCATCACCATCGTGCGGACGTCGACGGGCTGCAGCCGGACACGCTGTACGCGTGGCGCGTGCAGGGCGACCGCACCTGGAGCGCGTGGCACCACACGCGCACGGCACCGTCTGCGGGTTCGCCGTTGACGCTGCTGTACTTCGGCGACACCCAGAACAAGAACGTCAGCCTGACCACGCGCGTGGTGCGCGAAGCGATGCGGCATGCGCCGGACGCGCGGCTCGCGCTGTATGCCGGCGACCTGGTCAGCGGCGGCGATGGCGAGGACGACAACGAGTGGGGCGAGTGGTTCGAGGCGAACGAAGGGCTGCCGACCTCGCTGGTCGTCGCGCCGGCACCGGGCAACCACGAGTATTTCGAAGAGTTCGAGGACACCCCGCAGGAACGCCGCGTGCTGGGCGCGCACTGGCCGGTGACGTTCGCGCTGCCGGGCAACGGGGTGGCGCAGGCGAAGCGGACCACGTACTGGTTCGACTACCAGGACGTGCGCGTGGTGGTGATCGACGGCACCTCGGCGCTCGATCTGGGTACGGCGAAGGCGCAGGCGGGATGGCTGGACGACGTGCTCGCCGCCAATCCGAAGCGCTGGAGCATCGTGCTGACCCACCAGCCGTTCTTCTCGCCGCGCGAAGGGCGCGACAACGTGCTGCTGCGCCAGCACCTGCTGCCGGTGATCCGCAAGCGCAAGGTCGATCTGGTATTGCAGGGACATGACCACGTCTATGGCCGCCTGAAGAACGACGCGCCGACGCCGGTCTTCGTGGTGTCGGTTACCGGTGCCAAGCAGTACCGGCTCTCGGACGAAGCGCGCAAGACCATGCGGCCGGTCGCCGAGGACACGCAGCTGTTCCAGGTGGTGCGCTTCGATGGCCCGCGCCTGCGTTACGAAGCGCGCACGGCGACGGGGCGTTTGTACGACGCGTTCGACCTGGTCGATGACGGCCCGGCGGGCAAGCAGCTGGTCGAGCACGCGGAAGGCCGCATCGACGAACGCACGTGTACGCGTGCCGAAACCCTCAAGGGCCGCACCGACCGCTGCTGGGAATAA
- a CDS encoding phytase produces MAETPVREKEPDENVEKDPLLSEAKIAHVVVPEAFITAATPAENVDSPASWRSPDGTRWLIATAKDTHRLVVYDGSTGKQLRTVAGPGSELGQMQRPNGIAVIDDLVLVVERDNRRVQVFQLPDFKPLLVFGADALKQPYGLWVRPQKDAYEVIVSDNYMSPQNEDAPPPLAELGQRFKRYHLQRAEGGWKATSAGTFGDTGEAGAIRIAESVFGDAANDRLLLAEEDVAVGTRLREYGLDGTYRGRDIGADLFKAQAEGMALAQCAGGSGYWIATDQFKDRSVFHVFDRLTLDYKGAFAGNRTANTDGVWLDQSADARFPQGAFYAVDDDQAVAAFDWRDIAKALSLPECRVE; encoded by the coding sequence GTGGCGGAGACACCTGTGCGCGAGAAAGAGCCCGACGAGAACGTCGAGAAGGATCCGCTGCTGAGCGAGGCGAAGATCGCCCACGTGGTAGTGCCGGAAGCGTTCATCACCGCCGCGACGCCGGCCGAGAACGTCGATTCGCCCGCCAGCTGGCGCTCGCCCGATGGCACGCGCTGGCTGATCGCCACGGCCAAGGACACGCACCGGCTGGTGGTGTACGACGGCAGCACCGGCAAGCAACTGCGCACCGTCGCCGGTCCCGGCAGCGAACTGGGACAGATGCAGCGGCCGAACGGCATCGCCGTGATCGACGACCTGGTGCTGGTGGTCGAGCGCGACAACCGCCGCGTGCAGGTCTTCCAGTTGCCGGACTTCAAGCCGCTGCTGGTGTTCGGCGCCGACGCGCTGAAGCAGCCGTACGGCCTGTGGGTGCGTCCGCAGAAGGATGCATACGAGGTCATCGTCAGCGACAACTACATGTCGCCGCAGAACGAAGACGCGCCACCGCCGCTGGCCGAACTGGGCCAGCGCTTCAAACGCTATCACCTGCAGCGTGCCGAGGGCGGCTGGAAGGCCACGTCGGCCGGCACCTTCGGCGACACCGGCGAGGCAGGGGCGATCCGCATCGCCGAATCCGTGTTCGGCGATGCGGCGAACGACCGACTGCTGTTGGCCGAAGAGGATGTCGCCGTCGGCACGCGCCTGCGCGAGTACGGACTGGACGGCACGTATCGCGGGCGCGACATCGGCGCGGATCTGTTCAAGGCGCAGGCCGAGGGCATGGCACTGGCGCAGTGCGCGGGCGGCAGCGGTTACTGGATCGCGACCGACCAGTTCAAGGACCGCAGCGTGTTCCACGTGTTCGACCGCCTGACGCTGGACTACAAGGGTGCGTTCGCCGGCAACCGGACCGCGAACACCGACGGCGTGTGGCTGGACCAGAGCGCCGATGCGCGCTTCCCGCAGGGTGCGTTCTACGCGGTCGACGACGACCAGGCCGTGGCGGCGTTCGACTGGCGCGACATCGCCAAGGCCCTGTCGCTGCCGGAGTGTCGCGTCGAATGA
- a CDS encoding TonB-dependent receptor, which produces MKRNALAASLSQVLFCAALLPASLAATAQNQAPDAGAAGDPKQLDTVVVQAEIAYRDRTDDIAPTLVYDLEYFQRFEPNTVGDMLKRVPGVGFVGSDIMEYDGVQLRGLGGGYTQVLINGKKVPGAGDDRSFYVDRIPAEMVDHIEIKRSASANRSGDAMAGAINIVLRDAYEFTGSYIRVGVNRWDDGEVNPTFGAVTSFEALGGRLLAGINVQDRYRAKTKRSDRFTDSTQEEKVSWEDQTEVKDGRDYSANLSYTADVGDAGRFSVDAFYVKTDRDVTEVSFEEELDDDETINVLVPGRDPYDQKNYGIGAEYRFDMGGGTTEVSVDHARFENSQATTEGEQVYVSGAENWDDTWSIPADAEWDETVYSAESVTAKDAETGFRLSHARPVGGAELEFGVDYRTKKREGLLVSYEWEAEEEGDAPNSLADYALDGSVASVIEEKRLDPYVMLSSKGEAFSWEAGLRYETTKSDVEYLEDEESEGRVSKDYNELLPSVNLRWNLGDADRISLSLAKTIKRPNFNELLPALLDGEFGDNDYIGNPELDPETANGLDLGFEHRLGRKGVVGLNFFYRDVKDLIEIVNTGEPSEEMQDVWDELIEDGDAVDLADAMAQEPASSFLYTSANVGDGKVYGLEFDVSTPLSAIGLDNTGVFANYSWVKSKVDDFLGERRFNDQAKSVYNIGFIHDIPSWGASFGATYRKQGDAYTRLLAEEVMIRYGGELDVFVEKRFGTNVSVRLSANNLLDASKDEFFDKFNTLQDQIDRDYDEYELETEEAGPSYQVVMRWAF; this is translated from the coding sequence ATGAAACGCAATGCCTTGGCCGCCTCGCTCTCGCAGGTGCTGTTCTGCGCAGCCCTGCTGCCGGCCAGCCTCGCCGCCACCGCCCAGAACCAGGCGCCGGACGCCGGCGCCGCCGGCGATCCCAAGCAACTGGACACCGTGGTGGTGCAGGCCGAGATCGCCTACCGCGACCGCACCGACGACATCGCGCCCACGCTGGTCTACGACTTGGAATACTTCCAGCGCTTCGAGCCCAACACGGTGGGCGACATGCTCAAGCGCGTACCGGGCGTGGGCTTCGTCGGCTCGGACATCATGGAATACGACGGCGTGCAGCTGCGCGGCCTCGGCGGCGGCTACACCCAGGTGCTGATCAACGGCAAGAAGGTGCCGGGCGCCGGCGACGACCGCTCGTTCTACGTCGACCGCATCCCGGCCGAGATGGTCGACCACATCGAGATCAAGCGCAGCGCCAGCGCCAACCGCAGCGGCGACGCCATGGCCGGCGCCATCAACATCGTACTGCGCGATGCCTACGAGTTCACTGGCAGCTACATCCGCGTCGGCGTGAACCGCTGGGACGATGGCGAGGTCAACCCGACTTTCGGCGCGGTGACCTCGTTCGAGGCGCTCGGTGGCCGCCTGCTGGCCGGCATCAACGTGCAGGACCGCTACCGCGCCAAGACCAAGCGTTCCGACCGTTTCACCGACAGCACCCAGGAAGAGAAGGTCAGCTGGGAAGACCAGACCGAGGTGAAGGACGGCCGCGACTACTCGGCCAACCTGTCCTACACCGCTGATGTGGGCGACGCTGGCCGCTTCAGCGTCGACGCCTTCTACGTCAAGACCGATCGCGACGTGACCGAAGTGTCGTTCGAGGAGGAGCTCGACGACGACGAAACCATCAACGTGCTCGTCCCCGGCCGGGACCCGTACGACCAGAAGAACTACGGCATCGGTGCCGAATACAGGTTCGACATGGGCGGCGGCACCACCGAGGTGAGCGTGGACCACGCGCGCTTCGAGAATTCGCAGGCCACCACCGAGGGCGAACAGGTCTACGTCAGCGGCGCGGAGAACTGGGACGACACCTGGAGCATCCCGGCCGATGCGGAGTGGGACGAAACCGTCTACAGCGCCGAATCCGTGACCGCCAAGGATGCGGAGACCGGCTTCAGGCTGAGCCATGCGCGCCCGGTGGGCGGCGCCGAACTGGAGTTCGGTGTGGACTACCGCACCAAGAAGCGCGAGGGCCTGCTCGTCAGCTACGAGTGGGAAGCCGAAGAGGAAGGCGACGCCCCGAACTCGCTGGCGGACTACGCGCTGGATGGCAGCGTCGCCTCGGTGATCGAGGAAAAACGCCTGGATCCCTACGTGATGCTCAGCAGCAAGGGCGAGGCCTTCTCGTGGGAAGCCGGCCTGCGTTACGAGACCACCAAGTCCGACGTGGAATACCTGGAGGACGAGGAGAGCGAAGGCCGCGTCAGCAAGGACTACAACGAACTGCTGCCGTCGGTGAACCTGCGCTGGAACCTGGGCGACGCCGATCGCATCAGCCTGTCGCTGGCCAAGACCATCAAGCGCCCGAACTTCAACGAGCTGCTGCCCGCCCTGCTGGACGGCGAGTTCGGCGACAACGACTACATCGGCAATCCCGAGCTGGACCCGGAGACCGCCAACGGCCTGGATCTCGGCTTCGAGCACCGCCTGGGCCGCAAGGGCGTGGTCGGGCTGAACTTCTTCTATCGCGACGTCAAGGACCTCATCGAGATCGTCAACACCGGCGAGCCCAGCGAAGAGATGCAGGACGTCTGGGACGAGCTGATCGAGGACGGCGACGCGGTCGACCTGGCCGATGCGATGGCGCAGGAACCGGCCTCGAGCTTCCTGTACACCTCGGCCAATGTCGGCGACGGCAAGGTCTACGGCCTCGAGTTCGACGTCTCCACGCCGCTGTCGGCCATCGGCCTGGACAACACCGGCGTGTTCGCCAACTACTCGTGGGTGAAGTCCAAGGTCGATGACTTCCTGGGCGAACGCCGCTTCAACGACCAGGCCAAGTCGGTCTACAACATCGGCTTCATCCACGACATCCCGAGCTGGGGCGCGAGCTTCGGTGCGACCTACCGCAAGCAGGGCGACGCCTACACGCGCCTGCTGGCCGAGGAAGTCATGATCCGCTACGGCGGCGAACTGGATGTCTTCGTCGAGAAGCGCTTCGGCACCAACGTGTCGGTACGCCTGAGCGCCAACAACCTGCTGGACGCCAGCAAGGACGAGTTCTTCGACAAGTTCAACACCCTGCAGGACCAGATCGACCGCGACTACGACGAGTACGAGCTGGAGACCGAAGAAGCCGGTCCGAGCTACCAGGTGGTGATGCGCTGGGCCTTCTGA
- the upp gene encoding uracil phosphoribosyltransferase translates to MKTVEVRHPLVQHKIGLLRNASLNTKDFRELVTELGTLLAYEATADLELTSETMAGWAGPVEVKKIAGAKITLVPILRAGLGMLPGVLALIPTARVSVVGLQRDEETLQPVPYFEKLTGRLEERDALILDPMLATGGTLIATIDMLKRAGAKRIKGIFLVAAPEGLKALEAAHPDVEVYTAAIDQHLNDKGYILPGLGDAGDRIFGTRVG, encoded by the coding sequence ATGAAGACCGTCGAAGTCCGCCACCCCCTCGTGCAGCACAAGATCGGCCTGCTGCGCAACGCCAGCCTCAACACCAAGGACTTCCGCGAACTCGTCACCGAGTTGGGCACGCTGCTCGCCTACGAGGCCACGGCGGACCTGGAACTGACGAGCGAAACGATGGCGGGCTGGGCGGGGCCGGTGGAGGTGAAGAAGATCGCCGGCGCCAAGATCACCCTGGTGCCCATCCTGCGCGCCGGCCTGGGCATGCTGCCCGGCGTGCTGGCGCTGATCCCCACTGCGCGCGTCAGCGTGGTCGGCCTGCAGCGCGACGAGGAAACGCTGCAGCCGGTGCCGTACTTCGAGAAGCTGACCGGCCGGCTGGAAGAGCGCGACGCCCTGATCCTGGATCCGATGCTGGCCACCGGCGGCACCCTGATCGCTACCATCGACATGCTCAAGCGCGCCGGCGCGAAGCGGATCAAGGGCATCTTCCTGGTCGCCGCACCGGAAGGGCTGAAAGCACTGGAAGCCGCACACCCCGATGTCGAGGTCTATACCGCCGCCATCGACCAACACCTCAATGACAAGGGCTACATCCTGCCCGGCTTGGGCGATGCCGGTGACCGTATTTTCGGCACGCGGGTGGGGTGA
- a CDS encoding MBL fold metallo-hydrolase, whose protein sequence is MKLWSLLGNSQKLDGGAMFGNAPRAMWEKWSPPDAENRIELACRALLAQPLNGKTVLFETGIGAFFEPKMRARFGVQEDRHVLLDSLQAAGFSHEDIDVVVLSHLHFDHAGGLLAPWQEGRAPELLFPNATFVVGADHWQRALTPHPRDRASFIPELQPLLEASGRLELVSGDHSTVLGESVRFSFSDGHTPGLMLAEIVGPERIDGQPHGGVVFCADLIPGRSWVHVPITMGYDRNAELLIDEKRAFLDDKLARNVHLFFTHDPGCALAQVTRDGKGRFGVVHEVAELHARPLAA, encoded by the coding sequence ATGAAACTCTGGTCGCTGCTGGGCAATTCCCAGAAACTCGATGGGGGCGCGATGTTCGGCAACGCGCCGCGCGCCATGTGGGAAAAGTGGTCGCCGCCGGATGCGGAGAACCGCATCGAACTGGCCTGCCGTGCGCTGCTGGCGCAGCCGTTGAACGGCAAGACCGTGCTGTTCGAGACCGGCATCGGTGCGTTCTTCGAGCCGAAGATGCGCGCGCGCTTCGGCGTGCAGGAAGATCGCCACGTACTGCTCGATTCGCTGCAGGCGGCCGGTTTCTCGCACGAGGACATCGACGTGGTGGTGCTCAGCCATCTGCACTTCGACCATGCCGGCGGCCTGTTGGCGCCATGGCAGGAGGGCAGGGCGCCGGAACTGCTGTTCCCCAACGCGACCTTCGTCGTCGGCGCCGACCACTGGCAGCGTGCACTGACACCGCATCCCCGCGATCGCGCGAGCTTTATTCCCGAACTGCAGCCCTTGCTGGAAGCCAGCGGGCGACTGGAACTCGTGTCCGGCGACCATTCAACCGTGCTTGGCGAGTCCGTGCGCTTCAGCTTCAGCGACGGCCACACGCCGGGCCTGATGCTGGCAGAGATCGTCGGCCCCGAGCGCATCGATGGTCAGCCGCACGGCGGCGTGGTGTTCTGCGCCGACCTGATCCCCGGTCGTTCCTGGGTGCACGTGCCCATCACCATGGGTTACGACCGCAATGCGGAACTGCTGATCGACGAGAAGCGCGCCTTCCTCGACGACAAGCTCGCCCGCAACGTCCATCTGTTCTTCACCCACGACCCGGGCTGCGCACTGGCGCAAGTCACCCGCGACGGGAAGGGCAGGTTCGGCGTGGTCCACGAGGTCGCGGAACTGCACGCGCGTCCGTTGGCGGCGTGA
- a CDS encoding YfhL family 4Fe-4S dicluster ferredoxin, which yields MSLKINELCVNCDVCEPACPNQAISMGETIYVIDPARCTECVGHHDEPQCVVVCPVECIDPDPAYPETHEALLAKMLRLQAG from the coding sequence ATGTCCCTCAAGATCAACGAACTCTGCGTCAACTGTGATGTCTGCGAGCCCGCCTGTCCCAACCAGGCCATCTCGATGGGCGAGACGATCTATGTGATCGATCCGGCGCGCTGCACCGAATGCGTCGGCCATCATGACGAGCCGCAATGCGTCGTCGTGTGCCCGGTGGAATGCATCGACCCCGATCCGGCGTATCCTGAGACCCACGAAGCACTGCTGGCGAAGATGCTCCGGCTGCAGGCCGGCTGA